One window of Bacteroides sp. AN502(2024) genomic DNA carries:
- a CDS encoding porin family protein, whose amino-acid sequence MKKENDEITDLFHTRLADAKMSVRDGFWEELSQEIPVACQHRRRILFFRVAAAASVLLVLAASSATFLYFSPKEEMEEAFTKIAVVNGGRMDGDGIRVNQLPLPVEPVLPKPVPKSYGMLSQYAEEEDSLSITFSMSLSFSSTTSSGNGNRYANQGHHGYWQATNGNLESSVASEEESNANVSQPKAVKKNRWAMKVQVGTALPADNGTYKMPVSAGVTVERRLNDFLGIETGLLYSNLRSAGQHLHYWGIPVKVNVTLVDTKKIDLYAAVGGIADKCIAGAPDNSFKEEPIQLAVTAGIGINYKINDRLAVFAEPGVSYHFKTDSKLATVRTKRPTNFNLLCGLRMTY is encoded by the coding sequence ATGAAGAAAGAAAATGATGAAATAACCGATCTGTTTCACACGCGTCTCGCTGATGCCAAGATGAGTGTACGGGATGGTTTTTGGGAAGAGCTCTCGCAGGAAATTCCTGTGGCTTGCCAGCATCGTCGTCGGATTTTGTTCTTCCGTGTCGCGGCTGCGGCATCTGTATTGCTTGTTTTGGCAGCCTCGTCGGCTACTTTCTTGTATTTCTCTCCAAAGGAAGAAATGGAAGAAGCGTTTACAAAGATAGCAGTAGTGAATGGAGGAAGGATGGATGGAGATGGAATACGTGTCAATCAGTTACCTTTGCCGGTAGAACCGGTGTTACCGAAACCGGTTCCGAAATCTTATGGTATGCTGTCGCAATATGCAGAGGAAGAAGATTCTCTTTCTATCACTTTCTCTATGTCGTTATCTTTTTCTTCCACTACTTCTTCGGGAAATGGCAATCGATATGCTAATCAGGGACATCATGGCTATTGGCAGGCAACAAATGGTAATCTGGAATCATCTGTTGCTTCGGAAGAGGAATCGAATGCTAATGTGTCTCAGCCCAAAGCTGTGAAAAAGAATCGTTGGGCGATGAAAGTTCAAGTGGGTACAGCACTTCCGGCAGATAACGGCACTTATAAGATGCCGGTTTCCGCAGGGGTGACGGTAGAGCGTAGGTTGAACGATTTTCTCGGCATAGAAACCGGACTGCTCTATTCCAACCTCCGGTCCGCAGGACAGCACTTGCACTACTGGGGGATCCCCGTTAAAGTGAACGTAACATTGGTGGATACGAAAAAAATAGACCTTTACGCCGCTGTGGGGGGAATAGCTGACAAATGTATTGCCGGTGCACCGGACAACAGTTTTAAAGAAGAACCTATCCAGCTGGCAGTGACTGCCGGTATTGGAATCAATTATAAGATTAATGACCGACTTGCTGTTTTTGCCGAACCCGGAGTTTCGTATCATTTCAAGACTGATTCGAAATTGGCTACGGTACGAACGAAACGGCCGACTAATTTTAATTTACTTTGCGGACTTCGCATGACGTATTAA
- a CDS encoding DUF4783 domain-containing protein, with translation MKKRVLAGMTALLLSLSLLMAQEIPAGVITAFKRGSSQELNKYMENKVNLVLQGRSTNVDKQKATATMQEFFTENKVNGFNVNHQGKRDESSFVIGTLVTTNGNFRVNCFLKKVQNQYLIHQIRIDKINE, from the coding sequence ATGAAAAAACGAGTGCTTGCAGGAATGACCGCTTTGCTTCTTTCTCTCTCGTTGCTGATGGCGCAGGAGATACCGGCAGGAGTGATTACGGCATTTAAAAGAGGAAGCTCGCAAGAGCTGAATAAGTATATGGAGAACAAGGTAAACTTGGTGCTCCAAGGTCGCTCGACAAACGTTGACAAACAGAAAGCAACAGCTACCATGCAGGAATTCTTTACGGAGAATAAAGTCAACGGATTTAACGTGAACCATCAGGGAAAACGGGACGAATCAAGTTTCGTTATCGGTACGTTGGTTACTACTAACGGGAACTTTCGTGTGAACTGTTTCCTGAAGAAAGTGCAGAATCAATATTTAATACATCAAATAAGAATTGACAAGATCAATGAATAA
- the nadC gene encoding carboxylating nicotinate-nucleotide diphosphorylase, translating into MNKEKELIDKLIDLAFAEDIGDGDHTTLSCIPATAMGKSKLLIKEAGVLAGIEVAKEIFNRFDPTMKVEVFINDGTEVKPGDVAMVVEGKVQSLLQTERLMLNVMQRMSGIATMTRKYAKALEGTNTRVLDTRKTTPGMRILEKMAVKIGGGVNHRIGLFDMILLKDNHVDFAGGIDKAITRAKEYCKEKGKDLKIEIEVRSFDELQQVLDLGGVDRIMFDNFTPEMTKKAVEMVAGKYETESSGGITFDTLRDYAECGVDFISVGALTHSVKGLDMSFKAC; encoded by the coding sequence ATGAATAAGGAAAAAGAACTGATCGACAAATTGATCGATCTTGCTTTTGCAGAAGATATAGGTGATGGCGATCATACCACCCTTTCATGTATTCCTGCTACGGCAATGGGAAAATCGAAACTGCTTATCAAAGAAGCCGGTGTGCTGGCGGGCATCGAAGTTGCTAAAGAAATCTTCAACCGTTTCGATCCTACCATGAAAGTGGAAGTGTTTATCAATGACGGAACAGAGGTGAAGCCGGGTGACGTAGCAATGGTAGTGGAAGGAAAAGTGCAATCTTTGCTTCAAACCGAACGTCTGATGTTGAACGTGATGCAGCGAATGAGCGGTATTGCAACCATGACCCGTAAATATGCAAAGGCGTTGGAAGGTACAAATACTCGTGTGCTTGACACCCGCAAGACAACTCCTGGTATGCGTATCCTCGAAAAAATGGCAGTGAAAATCGGTGGCGGAGTAAATCATCGTATTGGTCTGTTCGACATGATTCTTCTGAAAGACAATCATGTGGATTTCGCCGGAGGTATCGACAAAGCTATCACTCGTGCTAAGGAATATTGCAAGGAAAAAGGCAAAGACCTGAAAATAGAAATAGAAGTCCGCAGCTTCGATGAACTGCAGCAAGTTCTTGATCTTGGTGGGGTAGACCGTATCATGTTTGATAACTTCACTCCTGAAATGACAAAGAAAGCTGTAGAGATGGTGGCAGGTAAATACGAAACCGAATCTTCGGGCGGCATCACGTTTGATACGCTCCGTGACTATGCCGAATGTGGTGTAGACTTTATCTCTGTAGGAGCTTTGACTCATTCAGTGAAAGGACTGGACATGAGTTTCAAAGCGTGCTGA
- a CDS encoding RNA polymerase sigma factor: MENEIELIKGCRAGKDSARKELYTLYSKQMLAVCFRYTGDMDAAHDVLHDGFIKIFTNFSFRGESSLCTWITRVMVTQSLDFLRREKRVSQLVVHEEQLPDIPDISDSGGGAGISEEQLMVFIAELPDGCRTVFNLYVFEEKSHKEIAKMLHIKEHSSTSQLHRAKYLLAKRIKEYRNHEERK; encoded by the coding sequence TTGGAAAACGAGATAGAACTGATAAAGGGCTGTCGGGCAGGAAAGGATTCAGCCCGAAAGGAACTTTATACTCTCTATTCCAAACAGATGCTGGCGGTATGTTTCCGTTATACGGGCGATATGGATGCGGCGCACGATGTACTGCATGACGGTTTCATCAAGATTTTCACCAATTTCTCGTTCCGGGGTGAGTCTTCACTTTGTACATGGATTACCCGAGTGATGGTTACGCAATCACTCGATTTCCTGCGACGGGAGAAACGGGTCAGTCAGTTGGTGGTGCATGAAGAGCAGCTTCCCGATATACCGGATATATCGGATTCGGGAGGAGGGGCTGGAATCTCCGAGGAGCAGTTGATGGTTTTTATTGCCGAATTGCCGGATGGTTGCCGAACCGTTTTCAACCTTTATGTGTTTGAAGAGAAATCGCACAAGGAGATAGCCAAGATGCTTCACATTAAAGAGCATTCATCTACCTCACAGTTGCATCGTGCCAAATATTTGTTAGCAAAAAGAATTAAAGAGTATAGGAATCATGAAGAAAGAAAATGA
- the rlmH gene encoding 23S rRNA (pseudouridine(1915)-N(3))-methyltransferase RlmH — protein MKTTLLVVGRTVEQHYITAINDYIQRTKRYITFDMEVIPELKNTKSLSMEVQKEKEGELILKALQPGDVVVLLDEHGKEMRSLEFAEYMKRKMNTVNKRLVFIIGGPYGFSEKVYQAAHEKISMSKMTFSHQMIRLIFVEQIYRAMTILNGGPYHHE, from the coding sequence ATGAAAACAACTTTGCTCGTCGTAGGACGAACCGTAGAACAACACTATATAACTGCAATCAACGACTATATCCAGCGCACTAAACGCTATATCACTTTCGATATGGAAGTGATCCCCGAACTGAAAAACACCAAGAGTCTTTCAATGGAAGTGCAAAAAGAAAAGGAAGGAGAACTGATACTGAAAGCTCTCCAACCGGGTGACGTGGTGGTATTGCTCGATGAGCACGGAAAAGAGATGCGTTCTCTGGAGTTTGCCGAATACATGAAGCGGAAAATGAACACGGTCAACAAACGACTGGTATTCATTATCGGAGGCCCTTATGGCTTCTCCGAAAAAGTGTATCAGGCAGCCCATGAGAAGATTTCAATGTCCAAGATGACTTTCTCGCATCAGATGATCAGGCTGATATTTGTGGAGCAAATTTATCGGGCGATGACGATATTGAATGGAGGACCGTATCATCATGAATAA